A window of the Planococcus citri chromosome 4, ihPlaCitr1.1, whole genome shotgun sequence genome harbors these coding sequences:
- the LOC135842645 gene encoding uncharacterized protein LOC135842645 — MKKLLWIYAAICCISVIIQAAAEENADDGGLNIERDAEDTADDSDDPFRIKRQHGHGGSNPITSLLSSVFNKKLGLIGSLSSISSSSKGVETHHHTYDYPHPPPVKPFDWWSFKKTILASLLQAVKAITGGVIALNGQLVKVKGHLLAAKGALLSTKGDSITNFGKHLATNAFGHHQPAHSDIHEASLPAPASGATASGYGLTGPSNIHGSLETGYPNNDFKSAIEYPSGYYKDPNSYAKRAAPAYFLVDNNTADKSRK; from the exons AAACTGTTGTGGATTTACGCGGCGATATGCTGTATAAGTGTGATAATCCAAGCGGCAGCAGAAGAAAACGCAGACGACGGTGGTTTAAATATAGAACGAGATGCAGAAGACACAGCTGACGATTCGGACGATCCATTCAGAATCAAAAGACAACACGGTCACGGCGGTTCTAATCCAATAACTAGTTTATTAAGTTCggtatttaataaaaaattaggtCTTATCGGATCCCTTTCCAGTATATCGAGCTCGTCGAAAGGAGTTGAAACGCATCATCATACCTACGATTATCCG catcCACCACCGGTCAAGCCGTTCGATTGGTGGTCTTTCAAAAAGACTATTTTAGCTTCGTTATTACAAGCTGTGAAAGCCATAACCGGAGGAGTGATCGCACTAAATGGTCAACTCGTTAAAGTGAAAGGACATTTGTTAGCCGCCAAAGGAGCTTTGTTATCGACGAAAGGAGACTCGATCACCAATTTCGGTAAACATTTAGCCACGAACGCGTTCGGTCATCATCAGCCGGCTCATTCCGATATTCACGAAGCGTCGTTACCAGCTCCAGCATCCGGCGCTACTGCATCGG GTTACGGATTAACGGGACCGTCGAATATTCACGGATCTTTGGAGACTGGATACCCAAACAACGATTTCAAATCAGCTATCGAATACCCATCAGGTTACTACAAGGATCCGAATAGTTATGCGAAGAGAGCAGCTCCAGCGTATTTTTTAGTCGATAACAACACAGCTGACAAA agcagaaaatga